The Dioscorea cayenensis subsp. rotundata cultivar TDr96_F1 chromosome 8, TDr96_F1_v2_PseudoChromosome.rev07_lg8_w22 25.fasta, whole genome shotgun sequence genome segment CTATATTAAGATTGTTTTAGAGATGATCACTTGATCAACCCAAATATTTCCGACAGTTATATTTAAAGTGTATGACCTCATGTTATTAAGATtataccttttattttatttgtgatgCAACATTCAAGTTCGAATGAAATGATGTATTGCAAATGACTTTTGGGTTTAAAGCCAACAATTACACCAGAAATTGGATTATGGGTTTGGTTACTTGGGTTGCATGACTTTGCAAAATCATGAAATACTGATGCGTGTACAAGCGGTACAAATGATAACATGGCCCCTTCAGTTAACCTAAATATTCCTGGTTATGGCTATCAGTCTAAGTCTAGTTCAATATCTTTAGGGTGTGAGTGTCTTATTAGTTTAAGATGCAATTTGATCTGGTCCTGGCTGGGCTTATGTCAAATCAAGTTTGatgcttttgttttatgttCTAAATTATGTTTTAGTGAGGTCTAAACAATGAGATTTAGGTCAAGGTTGTTTCTTCAAGCTCAATTATGGTCCTGATTTCAGTTTTGGATCAAGCTATATCAAGTTCATCTTGAATCAGTAGTGACAGTGCGAGGAGGAACCTTGTGTCAACAACAATAAAGCTCCTGTAATTCCAATTTGGTGTTTTCCCCACTCAAGAATATTTATGATATAGTTCACTTTGAAAATTAGGATTATATGGCATGATTGGTTCTAAACTGTGTCATGATCAAGTAATGTAATATCTAGAAAAGGTTTTGAATTAATTGTGATATTTTCACTAACAAATCTTAAGAATTTGGAGtaaaactaattttgtttaGGGCTGATGTGCCCTTTTCCCAAGTAACGAGTAATGGTATATTTCCTGAGACCTGAGGGTGGAAATTCATAAACTATCACACAGGTGAAGTGACCTTAGTTAAAGTTGATTTATACTGGGATGGAATTTGATCTAGATTTAATGGGATCTGACATTTATTGAATCTAGTGCTCATTTAGTTGTGTCCTTTACACCATTGCAAGATTGCTGGACTGTATTTAatggcttatttatttatttctttttccgTGGGTCATTAAGTATATTTTGAATGCTACTAAGCATTAGGATATTTTCATCATAAAATCTGGTGAAGTGATAAATGTGGTAAGGGAAAAAGGGCTTTTCTACCAGATAGTGCAATTCGAACATTGCATGAATATCAATTGACCAATTGGTTGTGCTTTTGAAGCGTAATAGTTTTCTAGTTCGCTCGAAGCTAACcattaatttaacaaataagTTGTTTCAGTCTCCAATCTAAAAGAATTGACACAACATGAGAGACCTTATTGTTTTGTGGTTTGCGCTTAGCTGCTTATATTGCTATGGAAAGATGAAGCAAATGCATTTTCAACTGTTGGGGAATATATGTTGCTAATTATTGCCCAATTTGGTGGTGCAGATTCTTACTCCAAAGCTATTCACACGCACACACGCTATTAAGAATATAAGACTATAAGGCTATAGTTTTCCTAATTTCTTCTAAAGCAAGCAATGCTTTAAGGGATAGATTACTGATGATCAAGAAATTTGCCATTTTGACACATCCAGACAGCGCAATGACTTAAGCGATTTTCTTCTCTTACAGGTGGTATTTGCTGAACCAGTTGTAATAACTGCTTGTGAGTTTCTTGAGCAGAATGCTTCTCCATCAACTCCAAACATATCACTCATTGGGTATGACATGATGTATTGCTGTTGAATCCACTTCAGaattttttgttcatattttatttagaagAGGATTTTCAAGTTGAATTTTGAGGAACTTATGATTGTGGAAAATGGCATTCCTTCAACATATTGATAAATCTTATGCATATACTTATTAGACTTATACTACTCAACACTTAATCACCAAAATGGTTTGACTGTGTCCATTGTCTGTTGTctatcaattctttttttttattgtctaaacTCATCCaccattcaatttcattatatgCCTAGCCTGAAAACCTgagttttttttacattttcctTTCTTGCTGATTTGCTTTCATTAACTATTCATCCAGAAATCAATTCTTGTTTAGGCTTATTGTGccatccaattttttttactttctttctCAAGTTCATTTCTTAGCAATTTCCATACTTAATCATATACATAGTGATCTGCCTGCTATTAATTTGATTTAGTATTATACTTGAAGAAGCATGTAGTTGGCTGATTATAATATGAACTATTCTGGCTATCCTGTGCCATCGAGATTTGTCGTTAATTGTGTGACAACACACATTTGCGTGCTTTACATATGCACAAGTAGTCTAATTATGTAATGTCCATATTATAGCTGTGTGTTTTCTGagacttcttattattattggtgATTTACTATCAGTAACTTCAACTCTTGTTAGTAAAGATGGAAGAAAGAGAATGGACCATACATTTAATGTGGCATGGTGAAATGAGTGGCTGgctaattaatatatttgtgaaCAATATATTGCCATGTTATGCCTGCGAGTGTACACACATACACATGCTGTAGTTTTATGATGTTGAAGTTCCATTGATACTAGTAAAGATGGCAGAAAAAGTGCAAACCATGTATACTATGAAACCTAGCAAAGATGAGCAATCATGTCAATCATGTACTGTGAATTGATGGAAGCATCCCTTGAGGTGGGAATAGGGATAAGTTTGTCAATGTATGACATGCATTTCAGTTTGTCTGCCAGGGCCTGCATCTACTTGGAGGTGCACTGCTTCAAATATTAATGCTTTTAATCCCATGCTATTGGCTCCTTGAGGAGTGAGCTGTTGTCTTTATTGTAGTTTTGGTTTCTGTTGAATTGCATAAGAAAAGAACTCTTAATCATGATCTTGCATTATAAATATAGGAAATGAGATATAACcctggcatgttcttttggttTTCTACTTGAATATCAgtatataattatgaaaagtgaagatttctttttcttggctCCATGCTCCATAGGCGCTCTTGTATGTGTTGTCTATATAGctctttatataataaatttaagaatTGCATGATAACTTTTTATGTAATATATTATCAATACTAAAAATTCACATTTTACTCAGTGTCACTTGAATCATATCTACTTATAGTATGGAATTGAAATGTGTGTAGATTTTTTCTAAGACCAAAAACTGACAATAAGAGGCATATGTAAATGGACTTTGTTCTAGAAAACATAGcctgaccttttttttttaagatggaTTTTACTccgtatcatatttttttttatagcatctCGCTTACAACTGCAGCCCTAGTAATGTGCCTGGAAAAACCAGTCACAGGCCTCAACACCATGTTTCCATAGAAATATTAGCATGGTGTAAATTCCTTTGAAGTTTGTTTTTAAGGTTCAAGTATCTGGTATACATTGTAGGAAGTTCATACTAATTTACATTTCTGCTAATTAAATGCTTTATCACTATTACTTATCTAAGTTGTATAtctcttttttcttctactATTCATCTGTCATCAGATGTCAAAGTGATTTACGCATAttttgcactaacttctcttgaAGGGCTACTTCACCTCCTTCATTTGCCTTGGAAGTTTTTGTCCATTGTGAAGGGGAGTCACGCTTTCGGCGTCTCTGCCAGCCATTTCTTTATTCTCATTCTTCATCAAATATACTAGAAGTTGAGGTATGCTATTGTATTTGTATAATTGAATAGTCAGTTCTGCAACAGTTTACTTGTGTGATCTGNNNNNNNNNNNNNNNNNNNNNNNNNNNNNNNNNNNNNNNNNNNNNNNNNNNNNNNNNNNNNNNNNNNNNNNNNNNNNNNNNNNNNNNNNNNNNNNNNNNNNNNNNNNNNNNNNNNNNNNNNNNNNNNNNNNNNNNNNNNNNNNNNNNNNNNNNNNNNNNNNNNNNNNNNNNNNNNNNNNNNNNNNNNNNNNNNNNNNNNNNNNNNNNNNNNNNNNNNNNNNNNNNNN includes the following:
- the LOC120267192 gene encoding protein virilizer homolog; this translates as MGRPEPCILFAHSFIHSQLDEYVDEVVFAEPVVITACEFLEQNASPSTPNISLIGATSPPSFALEVFVHCEGESRFRRLCQPFLYSHSSSNILEVEVCYCICIIE